The region CACCAGCGGGCCACTAAGGCGATTGCCGCCGGAGTCTTCAAAGACGAAATAGTGCCCGTCACCATAGAGACCCGTAAAGGCCCCGTCACCGTCGACAAGGACGAGCACCCACGGGCCGACGTCTCCCTCGAAAAACTCGCCGCCATGAAGCCCGCCTTCAAAAAAGACGGCACAGTAACCGCCGGCAACGCCTCCGGGGTAAACGACGGCGCGGCCGCCCTCGTCCTCATGACCGCCGAAAAAGCCAAAGAGCTTGGCATCAAGCCGCTCGCCAAACTGCTCGCCACCGCCAACGCCGGCGTAGCCCCCGAAATCATGGGCATCGGCCCGGTATACGCGGTCCCCAAGGCGATCAAATACGCCGGCCTCAAACCCGAAGACATCGGCTACTACGAAATAAACGAAGCCTTCGCCGCCCAATTCCTCGCCGTCAACCGCGAGCTCAAAATACCCTACGACAAAATCAACGCCAACGGCTCCGGAATCGGCCTCGGCCATCCCGTAGGCTGCACCGCGGCGCGAATACTCGTCTCCCTCATCTACGAAATGGGCCGCCGCGGCGACAAGTATGGCGTGGCCTCCCTCTGCGTGGGCGGCGGTCCCGCCATCGCAAGCGTCATCGAAAAACTCTGATCCCGGTAAACGCCGGCCAGGAACATCAAAACTGGGAGGTATCGTCAATGAGAGGTCTCAAAGACAAAGTAGTCCTAATCACCGGCGCCGCGGGCGGCATCGGTAAAGCCACCGCCATTCGCTTCGCCGAAGAAGGCGCAAAAATCGTCGTCGCCGACTTTGCCGACGGGGCCCAAACCGTCGAAGCCGTAAAAGCCCTCGGCAGTCAGGCCGTCTATGTCAAAGTCGACGTCACCAGCACCGAAAGCTGCCAGAACATGGTCGACGCCGCCAAGCAGGCCTTCGGCCGCGTAGACGTGCTCATCAACAACGCCGGCATCACCAAAGACGCCATGATGAAAAAAATGGCCAAAGAAGCCTGGGACGCCGTCATCGGCGTAAACCTCACTGGCGTATTCAACTGCACCTCCGCCGTTCTGCCCACCCTTCTCGAGCAGCAATCCGGCGTCGTCCTCACCACCTCTTCGATCGTCGGTCTCTACGGCAACATGGGGCAGACCAACTACGCCGCCACCAAATGGGGCGTAATCGGCATGACCAAATCCTGGGCCAAGGAAATGGCCAAGAACGGCCTGCGCTTCAACTGCGTCGCCCCGGGCTTCACCGGCACCGAAATGGTCCGCAAAATCCCCGAGCAGGTGCTCCAGGAAAAAATCATCATCAAAATCCCCGCCGGACGTCTGGCCGAACCGGAGGAAATCGCCGCCGCCTTCGCCTTCCTCGCCTCCGATGACGCCAAATACATCAACGGCGCAGTACTCAGCGTTGATGGGGCATGCACCATCTAGCCACCTCGGGCGTGCACCCATT is a window of Selenomonadales bacterium 4137-cl DNA encoding:
- a CDS encoding acetyl-CoA C-acetyltransferase; this encodes MREVVIVGAKRTPIGDFLGALKDVSAVDLGVAAVNAALGQAGVKPEQINELACGMIYKAGAKGNPGRQIQLKCGMPVDGYAYTVDQQCGSGMKAFELASQSILLGKTDIAVAVGVESMSQAPYLLKGARTGYRMGQADIYDSMLYDGLICAIMGYHMGNTAENLAERYAVTRQEQDELAVMSHQRATKAIAAGVFKDEIVPVTIETRKGPVTVDKDEHPRADVSLEKLAAMKPAFKKDGTVTAGNASGVNDGAAALVLMTAEKAKELGIKPLAKLLATANAGVAPEIMGIGPVYAVPKAIKYAGLKPEDIGYYEINEAFAAQFLAVNRELKIPYDKINANGSGIGLGHPVGCTAARILVSLIYEMGRRGDKYGVASLCVGGGPAIASVIEKL
- a CDS encoding beta-ketoacyl-ACP reductase; the encoded protein is MRGLKDKVVLITGAAGGIGKATAIRFAEEGAKIVVADFADGAQTVEAVKALGSQAVYVKVDVTSTESCQNMVDAAKQAFGRVDVLINNAGITKDAMMKKMAKEAWDAVIGVNLTGVFNCTSAVLPTLLEQQSGVVLTTSSIVGLYGNMGQTNYAATKWGVIGMTKSWAKEMAKNGLRFNCVAPGFTGTEMVRKIPEQVLQEKIIIKIPAGRLAEPEEIAAAFAFLASDDAKYINGAVLSVDGACTI